One Pan paniscus chromosome 16, NHGRI_mPanPan1-v2.0_pri, whole genome shotgun sequence DNA segment encodes these proteins:
- the LOC103784824 gene encoding uncharacterized protein LOC103784824 isoform X1, with the protein MEGALIKWQPLSLAPLCLQAPNGLYLGPRSLRQCRERNGRPTSCRELRNGGRGGSRGSSWWRQQKPHCSASREGKETFGNVWRHSWHLVGGGQDAAKHPPMHRTDSTTVIQPEMSIVQGGKTLHQDDSSTECSGRKHTVRSHETQMLLSSSLPNASCVTLDTLLPSPNSDFLTSKKGVIRIIIPTHLNGLKGADELMYAKVHK; encoded by the exons ATGGAGGGGGCATTGATAAAATGGCAGCCCCTGTCCTTGGCTCCGTTATGCTTACAGGCTCCAAATGGCCTTTATCTCGGTCCTCGCAGCCTGCGCCAGTGCAGAGAGAGAAATGGGCGTCCTACCAGCTGCCGGGAACTCAGGAATGGAGGCAGAGGCGGAAGCAGAGGCTCCAGTTGGTGGAGGCAGCAGAAACCACACTGCTCAGCTTCCCGGGAGGGAAAG gaaacatttggcaatgtctggagacactcttggcatctagtgggtggaggccaggatgctgctaaacatcctccaATGCACAGGACAGACTCCACGACAGTCATTCAGCCTGAAATGTCAATAGTTCAAGGGGGAAAAACGCTGCACCAGGATGAT AGTTCAACAGAGTGCAGTGGGAGAAAGCATACAGTTAGAAGTCATGAGACACAAATGCTTCTATCCTCATCTCTGCCTaatgctagctgtgtgaccttggacacatTACTGCCCTCTCCCAACTCAGACTTCCTTACTTCAAAAAAAGGAGTAATACGAATCATAATTCCTACCCACCTCAATGGATTGAAAGGAGCTGATGAATTAATGTATGCAAAAGTGCATAAATAA
- the LOC103784824 gene encoding uncharacterized protein LOC103784824 isoform X3 has translation MEGALIKWQPLSLAPLCLQAPNGLYLGPRSLRQCRERNGRPTSCRELRNGGRGGSRGSSWWRQQKPHCSASREGKETFGNVWRHSWHLVGGGQDAAKHPPMHRTDSTTVIQPEMSIVQGGKTLHQDDFT, from the exons ATGGAGGGGGCATTGATAAAATGGCAGCCCCTGTCCTTGGCTCCGTTATGCTTACAGGCTCCAAATGGCCTTTATCTCGGTCCTCGCAGCCTGCGCCAGTGCAGAGAGAGAAATGGGCGTCCTACCAGCTGCCGGGAACTCAGGAATGGAGGCAGAGGCGGAAGCAGAGGCTCCAGTTGGTGGAGGCAGCAGAAACCACACTGCTCAGCTTCCCGGGAGGGAAAG gaaacatttggcaatgtctggagacactcttggcatctagtgggtggaggccaggatgctgctaaacatcctccaATGCACAGGACAGACTCCACGACAGTCATTCAGCCTGAAATGTCAATAGTTCAAGGGGGAAAAACGCTGCACCAGGATGAT TTCACCTGA
- the LOC103784824 gene encoding uncharacterized protein LOC103784824 isoform X2 produces the protein MEGALIKWQPLSLAPLCLQAPNGLYLGPRSLRQCRERNGRPTSCRELRNGGRGGSRGSSWWRQQKPHCSASREGKETFGNVWRHSWHLVGGGQDAAKHPPMHRTDSTTVIQPEMSIVQGGKTLHQDDVRDLALANPSHVGLGSQLCLPLEAY, from the exons ATGGAGGGGGCATTGATAAAATGGCAGCCCCTGTCCTTGGCTCCGTTATGCTTACAGGCTCCAAATGGCCTTTATCTCGGTCCTCGCAGCCTGCGCCAGTGCAGAGAGAGAAATGGGCGTCCTACCAGCTGCCGGGAACTCAGGAATGGAGGCAGAGGCGGAAGCAGAGGCTCCAGTTGGTGGAGGCAGCAGAAACCACACTGCTCAGCTTCCCGGGAGGGAAAG gaaacatttggcaatgtctggagacactcttggcatctagtgggtggaggccaggatgctgctaaacatcctccaATGCACAGGACAGACTCCACGACAGTCATTCAGCCTGAAATGTCAATAGTTCAAGGGGGAAAAACGCTGCACCAGGATGAT GTTCGGGACCTGGCACTTGCAAACCCTTCACATGTAGGGCTAGGTTCACAGTTGTGCCTACCCCTGGAGGCATATTAG